Within the Bacillus smithii genome, the region GTGCAAATTTCGCTATTCCATGAGTGAGGTTGAGCAAATGGTTATAAAAGATATATTTTATCAACATTGCTGAAGATTGGGAAAATGACTAGAATTTTGGTGTTTTTGGAGTTAAAATATTGATCAGAGTAAATAAAAAATAAAAAACGACAAAATAAAAAGGCTGTTCGGCTACCACCCCGAACAACCTGCCCTGTTGCCTACCACAGAAAACAGGGTAAAATACCTTAACTAAGTCCATTATAAATGGTTTACATAAAAATTTTCAACTATAAAATTTCCCTTTTTTGGACTTCAAAGGTGTATTTTATCCCTTTCTGTGATCGGTAACGGGGTAGAATACGCCTTTTTGTTTTGTCTAAGGAAAGGGAGATTCTTATCATGGCAAATCAATTAAAAGACACATTGAGAGTTTTCGTTGTACCAACTGAAATTCTAGACATGGAAGAGCTAACAACACACGAAAAAATGGTTTATATCGTTTTGCGTTCTTATGCAAACAGCCAAGATGACACAGCTTTTCCTTCGTATGACACGATAGCAAAAAAAGCATCAATGCACAGAAGAACAGCCATTAAATGTGTTGAGAAATTAGTGAAATTGGGGCTATTGGTTAAAGAAGAAAGAAAAAAAGTAAACAAAAACGGTAAGATCAGCCCAACATCTAACCTTTACACTATCCGTCGCCCTGCTGAAATTAAAAATGAAGTAGTGAACCCTAGTGAATCTAATACACCACCCCTAGTGAATGACATGCACTACCCTAGTGAACCAGATTCACTACCCCTAGTGAACGAGATTCACCACCCTAGTGAATCAGATTCACCCGAACAAAAGAATATTAAAATAACCAATGATAAAAGATTAAAAGAAAATTATAGAGAGAGAGACTTATTAAAAGGGGCGGAAATTGAAGAAGAACTGAAAGATTACATAGAAGAACGATTAGAAGAATTTGAGGAAAAGGGAATTGATTTACAAATGGTAATAAATTGGATTGAAGCTAATACGGAATTCTATAGTTTCTCTGAATTCGCTGTAGGTATTAATCAGCTTTTAGAGTTTCCAGAACCTATTAAAAATCCTATTCGCTTTTTGAATAGCACTTTTGCCGATATTGAAAAATACGTTAAAGATTTTCGTAAAAAACAACTGAAAAAAGGTAAAAAGGAAATGGCAGCGAAAAAGAAACAACAACAACCACACTTCCAACCACAACCACAAGCAGTTTTTTATAATTGGCTTGAACAGTGATAGGAGTGGTTTATATGCACATGTATGAAGTTGATTGGGAAAAACTTCTAGAAGAAAAAAATACAGAGGGGATACTAGCTGGAGTAATGGCTGAAACGGTGGAAAGTATGTTTTTCTATTTGGATTGGTCAACTAGACACTTAAAACAATTACAAAAACAAAATCCAGCCACAGAAGAACATCATTCCGAAGCTCTGTTTATGTTTGGAATCATGAATGTAAGTTGCAAACTTTTATATATAGATCCATATGAATGGTGCAAAGCAACCAAAATTCCATATAGGGGAAGAAATAAAACCTATTGGCATTTATTTAATAACAAAAAACCTTATGACATTTTCGGGAAACCAATGCAAAAACCAGGTTTTTATTATGAATTAATTGGTCAAATGATGGGAACAAAAAACGAAATAGAACTTGAGCAATTAAAGAAAGAATTAAATGATTCAAATTAAAGCGAATCCGGCTCAAAAATCATTAAAATTTGCCTATCTGGCTCTATTTTCTAAAGTGATGAGCGATGATAATATGGTTTATAATCATTGGTAAGAAAGTAACGAATAATGATGAGTGAATAACAAAAACATTCAATGATAGATGGTGGTTATTAATGAGTGAATATCTAACAATTGCAGAATTGGCAGAGCAGGCAGGTATTCCGAATTCAACTTGTAGGCGCTATTTGGCTAATTTTGAATTGTTCTTCGTGGTTAAAGGTGGAAGTCGATTAAAAAAATATGAAGCTGAAGCTGTAAACATCCTCAAAAGGATAAAGCAACTTTATGATGAGGGAAAAGATACAAATGAGATCCGCAACATCTTAGCCAATGAGTTTCCTTTGGTGATTAACCATGATGAACAACGAGAAACAAGTGAGAAAGTTACAAACACACCAACATTGGCAACCAGTGAGGATGTTGAAGAGATCAAAAAAGCACTGGAAGAACAAAAGAAATTCAATGAAATGCTATTAAAAAAGTTAGACGAACAAAGCCGATACATCAAAGAGTCATTGGAGAAACGTGATCGACAACTCATGGAGTCCTTGACTCAATCTTTGGAAATTAGACAAGCTAGAATTGAAGCAGCCATAACAGAAAAAGAGACACAAAAAAGTTTTTTTTCACGTTTGTTTTCCAAAAAAGGGAAAGAAAAATAAGAAGGCCGATAAAAAAGTGTATCGACCCTCGAAAATTGTGCACTATGGGGCTCTGAGACAAATTTATCTTTCGTTATACGTATAAGTGTCTTGTTAAATGCAAAATTCGGCTTCATTTTGTGGTGAGTTTTGGAGATCTGCTACTAAAAATTGTTAATTCTTGCTCAGTGGTTAGAAGGGAGCGAAGATTCATGAAATATTCAAAGGAAACGTTACAAAAGAAATTTTCGTCTGTAAAAGCTTCACTTGAAATCGAAGGCTTAAAAGTAACGAAAGAAATTGAGGATCTAGTCATTGCAAAAGCAGCAGGAGAGATTTCTTTTGATCAGTTTAAACGTGAAGCAGCTAGGTTGGCAGGGAAACAGTGAATCGGTATGCTGCCCTGGGCCTCTGTTTCAATACTGTCTTTTAACCAAAAAAATAATCCACCCTTGAGTTGTTAGGCCAAAGGGTGGATTATCCGTCCTAAAGCCGATCCCCCCTTGAAGATCGTATCCGTATTATACACGATTACAATTGTATCGCGAAATTGATAAAAATATTCTGAAATATATGAGATTTCAGCGTGGTAGAAAAATGCAAGAGCATAAGGAGTTTTTGCCCCCACCAAAGGTGTGGGATCAGGCAGTGCCTGATAAAACGATGGGGTCAAAAAAAGTGAGCTTTCTATATAATTTCTATATAGTTTTCATATGGTTTCTATATGAACTCTATATATCATTCTATATATTTTCTATATGCTTTTTTTGCGTTTTAAACATTGGTGGGAGGAAAAGTGAAAATTATGTTGTATGATTTTTCACTAAAAAATGAGAGTGCCCATTTACATACCTTGCATGCAGGTATTCAATAGGGTTCGAATGTTTCGAATAATATTGCGCACAATAGGACCCGTAGGGAGTAAGATATGAGCTACTTTGGAATAGTTGAATAGAGTTTTTGGACTGTTCAATTTTGTACAGTCCGAATTTTTATTTATCCTGAAACACGCTAAAATGTTTCAAGACATTTTGAGTTTCTTCTTCTGTGATCCCGATATAACGGAGAGTAACAGAAGGATGAGAATGGTTCAAAATCTCTTGCAACATGGCAATATCTTTCGTGGCTTTATAAAACCAATAGCCAAATGTTTTTCTGAGCGTATGATTGCCGACATGCTCCACCCCGGCAAAATCAGCCGCCTTTTTCAGCTGGCGGTAAGCCTGTGTCGGTGTAATCGGCCGGTTTCCTTTCCTTGATGGAAAGAGCCACTCACTGTCTAATCCAGCTGCGTATTCATACACTTCCTCAAAACAATGGCCAATATAAATATCGCGGATTTTTTGGGTTTTTCCTTCTTTTACTCGTAAAACCTTCTCTTTTTTGTTTTTCAGCCTCAGAATCGCTTCCGTTTTGATTTTAAGCAGGTCTCCAACCCGTAGGCCTGTTTCACACCCTAACACAAATAAAATGTAATCTCGGGGCAAACAGTGGCGTTTTAACGCCCATTTCATATCGTCTAATTGCTGCTGACTACGTAAGCGTCAAATCTTGGACACCTTCTTGATGTGCTAATTTCATGAGATAATCTCCTCAAGATGAAATTGAAGGAGGTTTTTTTATTTGTGTTAGGGTGTGAAACAGGCCTACGGGTTGGAGACCTGCTTAAAATCAAAACGGAAGCGATTCTGAGGCTGAAAAACAAAAAAAAAAAAAACCAAAAAAACCCGGGAATTTTAATTTGGTTTTTTTTTTTTTTGTTTTTCAGCCTCAGAATCGCTTCCGTTTTGATTTTAAGCAGGTCTCCAACCCGTAGGCCTGTTTCACACCCTAACACAAATAAAAAAACCTCCTTCAATTTCATCTTGAGGAGATTATCTCATGAAATTAGCACATCAAGAAGGTGTCCAAGATTTTACGCTTACCTGACTACGAATCGGCTGCACATTTTTTGGTGTCGACATCTTTTCTCCTTCCCTTGAAAATCAATGATTTGAATGTACGATTTTGTAGGATACCTCGATCATATCGAAGAAAAAGGGAAAGGACAAGAGAATAAGCGAAAATGAATGTATGATTTTATACAAATTCGTACATTTGTTCAAAACTGAAAAAGGTAGGGGAAAGTTAGGGAACTTGATACGTATCATTTTTTGCGAAAATGTATATACTTTGTATATACTTAAAAGACGGAAGGTGGTATAATTGAATTCCAATAAAGGAGAAGGGGTGGAAACTATGGCAATGGCAACAACTGTTCAAAAGTGGGGAAATAGTCTTGCAGTTCGTATCCCTAAAGATGTTGCTGAGCGAGTTGCGATTCATCAAGGCTCCGAAATCGAGTTAAGAGTTATAGATGATAAGAAAATCACATTAGTTCCAAAACAGAAGAAATACACGTTAGAAGAACTTTTAAAGCAAGCAAAGCCGGAAAATCGTCATAAGGAAATTGATTTTGGTATTGAAGGGAATGAATTAATTTGACCCAAGCACCAGACCGTGGGGATTTGGTTTATCTAAATTTCAACCCACAATCTGGACACGAACAAGCAGGACGTCGCCCAGGTATTGTATTGTCCCCGAAAGAATTTAATGAAATAACACGATTTGCACTTATTTGTCCAATTACAAACACAGTAAAGGGTTGGCCTTTTGAAGTAGAGCTCCCAGAAGGTTTAGCCATTCAGGGAGCTATTTTGACTGATCAAGTTAAAAGTTTAGATTGGGTATCCAGAAAGATTCAAATTAAGGATCAAGCACCACCCGAAATTGTAACTGAGTGTTTGAACAAAATACATACTTTTTTGTAAAAAGATAAAAAGCATCAAATAATGGAGTTGATCCGAATGAATGAAAGTAATTATTTAACACCGGAGCTAGTCGAAAAGATGTGAGCTTCTCTCAATAGCCTTACAGAGGAAAAAAAGTTAAAGCTGAAAAAGATGCTGCCACTCGTTGATGAGACACATAAACAGGCTTTACAAAAAATGATCATAAAATAGCATGATGGCGAATGCCATCTATAAAACACCTTGGAACTAAGAAACAGCAAGATTGAATTCCGAGTTGATAACCAAGATGGACAAACAATGAGGGTTGAAGCAGACGGATCATTTCACTGCTTAATGAAAGCAGAAACTTTCTCCAATGATAGGTTGGTGTATTTAAAAAGCGATAGACTGTATCCTTTCCGGGCAGATCCTGAGATCGTTTACTCATAAAAGCACGAAACCAGTTCTTATATTGGAAGACTAAAAGAAAAATCAGTTTGAAAACAGTAAGACAAGAATACCCGGAAAGTTTCGTAATATTCGCTTTTCTTAAATGATATCCAATATTTAATTCGGAAAATCCTTGTTTAATTTCTTTTGGTAATTGCGCAAAGTAGTCTTTATTCGTTATCATAGTGGTGACACCTTTCTTTTGGATTTGGTTTCGTCACCAATATTTTACCAAAAGAATAGGTGTCTTTCTTTATGTTTTAAAAAATGTCAAATGATAATTTTGTACTTCCCAAAACCATTTACATCAAGCATTTAAACAAGATTTTGGACTGCGAAAGCTGAGTTATTAAATAAATGCCAATAGGTTTTATTTCTTCCCCTATATGGAATTTTGGTTGCTTTGCACCATTCATATGGATCTATATATAAAAGTTTGCAACTTACATTCATGATTCCAAACATAAACAGAGCTTCGGAATGATGTTCTTCTGTGGCTGGATTTTGTTTTTGTAATTGTTTTAAGTGTCTAGTTGACCAATCCAAATAGAAAAACATACTTTCCACCGTTTCAGCCATTACTCCAGCTAGTATCCCCTCTGTATTTTTTTCTTCTAGAAGTTTTTCCCAATCAACTTCATACATGTGCATATAAACCACTCCTATCACTGTTCAAGCCAATTATAAAAAACTGCTTGTGGTTGTGGTTGGAAGTGTGGTTGTTGTTGTTTCTTTTTCGCTGCCATTTCCTTTTTACCTTTTTTCAGTTGTTTTTTACGAAAATCTTTAACATATTTTTCAATTTCAGCAAAAGTGCTGTTTAAAAACAGAATAGGATTTTTAATAGGTTCTGGAAACTCTAAAAGCTGATTTATTCCAACTGCAAATTC harbors:
- a CDS encoding helix-turn-helix domain-containing protein, with translation MANQLKDTLRVFVVPTEILDMEELTTHEKMVYIVLRSYANSQDDTAFPSYDTIAKKASMHRRTAIKCVEKLVKLGLLVKEERKKVNKNGKISPTSNLYTIRRPAEIKNEVVNPSESNTPPLVNDMHYPSEPDSLPLVNEIHHPSESDSPEQKNIKITNDKRLKENYRERDLLKGAEIEEELKDYIEERLEEFEEKGIDLQMVINWIEANTEFYSFSEFAVGINQLLEFPEPIKNPIRFLNSTFADIEKYVKDFRKKQLKKGKKEMAAKKKQQQPHFQPQPQAVFYNWLEQ
- a CDS encoding MerR family transcriptional regulator, producing the protein MSEYLTIAELAEQAGIPNSTCRRYLANFELFFVVKGGSRLKKYEAEAVNILKRIKQLYDEGKDTNEIRNILANEFPLVINHDEQRETSEKVTNTPTLATSEDVEEIKKALEEQKKFNEMLLKKLDEQSRYIKESLEKRDRQLMESLTQSLEIRQARIEAAITEKETQKSFFSRLFSKKGKEK
- a CDS encoding antitoxin VbhA family protein, producing the protein MKYSKETLQKKFSSVKASLEIEGLKVTKEIEDLVIAKAAGEISFDQFKREAARLAGKQ
- a CDS encoding tyrosine-type recombinase/integrase; this encodes MKWALKRHCLPRDYILFVLGCETGLRVGDLLKIKTEAILRLKNKKEKVLRVKEGKTQKIRDIYIGHCFEEVYEYAAGLDSEWLFPSRKGNRPITPTQAYRQLKKAADFAGVEHVGNHTLRKTFGYWFYKATKDIAMLQEILNHSHPSVTLRYIGITEEETQNVLKHFSVFQDK
- a CDS encoding AbrB/MazE/SpoVT family DNA-binding domain-containing protein → MATTVQKWGNSLAVRIPKDVAERVAIHQGSEIELRVIDDKKITLVPKQKKYTLEELLKQAKPENRHKEIDFGIEGNELI
- a CDS encoding type II toxin-antitoxin system PemK/MazF family toxin, which translates into the protein MTQAPDRGDLVYLNFNPQSGHEQAGRRPGIVLSPKEFNEITRFALICPITNTVKGWPFEVELPEGLAIQGAILTDQVKSLDWVSRKIQIKDQAPPEIVTECLNKIHTFL